In Papaver somniferum cultivar HN1 chromosome 9, ASM357369v1, whole genome shotgun sequence, the genomic stretch gcttaaaataggttagattgaatgaaattgaagTAAAATTAGGATTTCAGTAACGTTTCTGCTAGTGCTACGTCTAGGTTCGGTGCTTCTTTTCTAGACGTAATTTTAGTTTATGAAGAAATCAcggccaggtttggattaattccaaccgtagaattttatttgcatgtagttttacgtccggcttccttttaattccaaccgtagaaattgactttacgtccatgtttggattgattccaactgtagaaattggttttacgtccaggtttggattgattccaaccgtagaaattgattttacgcCCAGGTTTGGATTAAACCGTAGAATTTtgtttgcatgtagttttacgtccaggttccttttaattccaaccgtagaaattgattttacgtccaggtttggatttgattccaaccgtagaaattggttttacgtccaggtttggattgattccaaccgtagaaattgattttacgcccaggtttggattaaaccgtagaattttatttgcatgtaattttacgtccaggttccttttaattccaattgtagaaattgattttacgtccagatttggattgattccatccttagaaattggttttacgtccagatttacattgattccaaccgtaaaaattaattaaaattaaaattaactaaatggttcttcggtcattacaaaattatttaagataaggggtttttgatattacttctggGTGACccttttttgtcctattaggtgaagccctctaatggaatgtgacgtcCAAATAATTGCCTTCTAAATCTAATCACGAGGGCAAGATTATAATTCCGCGCCTAGCCCCTTGTTGTTTCGCTCGATTGCACTCTTGCTCTGCTCTTTTCCTCTGCAAAACAGAAGgaattttgtttgagagagatgAAGTCAATGACCAAAAGCTGAAATACTATTCACACTCTTATTCTTCAAAATCATCGTATGAGTAGCAGTTTAATTCGACTAGTAAAAGTATACAAGGTAAGGTTGTTGGAACCCTAGTttatagttcttcaattcctgctAAATTGTATTGTATGGGCTAAAGCTTTAGTAAGAATGCAATCAATTTAACCTTCGAAAGGAGTTCAATATTTCCTCAATCTAGATAAGCAATCTATCCCTTGGATTGCTTCACTTTTAGTTAAGAATTTTGATTCAAGTTCTCAACTTTCTGAATTTGGGGTTCAAATCTTAAATCTAGCAACGTCGTGAAGCCATAGTGCTCAAATTTTCTACTTGTCAGTTGATGATATGCTGCTTTTAGTCCTACATTTGACATTTTTTCAAGCCATTTCTTATAGAGTTTTGGGAGATGCCAAAGAAAGTGTAGCTATATTTCTTTTTGTTAATTTGAAATTTTCCCCGTGAAAGAACAGCTAAAACATAAAACTAAGTCCCCTGCAACCAAACTGATGCAATAAATTAACCACTAAGGGATTAGATTTGAATCTCaaaacttctttcttcttcttcaatgtgcAAAAACAGATTCCGCATTTCGTTCGAGCTGTTCTGCTAGTAACCACATTAGTGGACTTGGAGTTTATTAATTATGCAATTTCGTTTAAGGGTATGGGTTAAGGTATTACAAACTTGATCCACTTAGGAATTAATTTCAAGTTAACTTAGCCTCAGGTACATTAGCTTTATATAGGGCTTTATTAGCTTCGGCAACCATACCATAACTACCATAACTACATTTAGTGGTTTAAACATGCATTCTGACATTTGAGGGATATGATACAGAAAGACACATCATGGATGCTTGGTAACCTTATAAGCTCATAAAAATTTACTTTTTATTTGACTAGTCAGTGTTCAGCACTattttcatattttttgttatcatattgttCTAAACTGGGGAAACCATGATCACAAGGAATGGATTCCAGCGACTCGCAGCCAGAAGTAGACAACAAGGGTAAAGGAAAAGAGCTCCAGTGGACTCAAGAAATGGACGAATGCATGATAAAAACATTTGCTGAGCAAGCAACATTAGGTCACGGAGAGGAGAAGGGATTCAATGATCAAGCCTATGATGCTGTTTCAAAAGTTTTGTCTGATAGGCTTGATGGTGATGTATCTAAGAAGTGTATAAATCATCGTCTTAAAACACTTCGAGCTGAACACCGCATGGTTAGGACGTTAAGGGAGCAAAGTGGATTTGAGTGGGACTCAACTAAAAATGAGATCATAGCGTCGGATTCTACCTGGAATGACTACATCAAGGTACAAATCAAATATGTCTTAAGTAGGTAAGATGAAATGAAAAACTTCAACCCTAACGATTATATATACATATCTTTTATATATGAATTTTTTGTTGTCTCTCGCAGGCTCATCCAGAGTCCAAATACTGTCGTGGAAGGTCATTCAAATGGGATTCTGATTCATTGGATGTTATTATAGGTAATGATAATTCTACTGATGGCTTTGCTATAGTTGCTTATGATTCTAGTGATTCAGAACCGGAAGTTGAAGAAGGAAAGGTTAAACAACTTAGGTGGACCCAAGAAATGGATGAATGCATGATAAAGATATTGATTGAGCAAGAGAAGTTGGGCCGCAAAGGGGACAGGGGTTTCAAAGATCAAGCATATAGTGCTGTTACCAGGGGTTTATCTGATTGCCTTCGTGTTGATGTGTCTAGAAGTCATATAGATAATAGATTAAGAACGTTCCGAACGGAATACCGAATGTTTCGTACTCTCAGAGAACAGAATGAGTTTGACTGGGACCCAGTAAAAAATAAGCTCACTGCCTCGGATTCGATATGGAACGAGTACATAAAGGTATACTTAGATATCCAATTTCATTAAGTATCTTGTTACATTGATTATATGTGGTAGTATCTTGTATATTAAACATCTGTTCATTTGCAGGCACACCCAAAGTTCAAGTATTATCGTGGAAGAGCATGCAAATGGAACTATGAATCATTGAGTATTATTTTAGGCGATAATCCTGCTACAGGAAGCTTTCCCTTGGCTTGTATTGATTCTTGTGACTCACAACCAGAAGTagacaataagaagaaaggaAGACAACTTAGGTGGACTCAAGGAATGGACGAGCGCTTGATTGAAACTGTTGTTGAGCAAGTAAGATCAGGTGGAAAAGGTGAGAAGGGCGGGTTTAATGATCAAGTTTATAATGCTGTTAGCAAAGTTCTGGCAGAGCGGCTCGATGTTGATGTTGGTAGGAAGCATATAGACAATCGGCTTAGGACACTTCGCACAGAATACCGATTGTTCAGTACTTTGAGAGGGCAGACTGGATTCTGTTGGGACCCCGTTAGAAGTATGATTACTGCGCCAGTTGGTGTATGGAATGAGTTCATTAAGGTACGAATTTAATTCAATCAAGTTTTGAGAACTGTTCATTTTCGTTGTACACACCGGTTACACTTCTCCTTGTGTCCCATTACAAGCTGATACCTACTTTTTTTGGTGAAGTTGACTTCATCTAGTGTAGCTAGTCCTCATAAGAATATTACATAGTTTGAAAACTTTTAGCCCCATCAGAAGTTAGTAGAATGAAGCCACCAACTCTGCGTATTCAGTAGTGTACTTGTAGTGGTATAAACAGTAGCTGTTCAATATAAGTTTTTAGTTTATGATGAATGGAGTTATAAGGCTGGGTGGAAGTATTAATTCATGCAAATTGGATTTTCTGTTGTTTTACAGGCACACCCAGAATTTAAGACATGTCGTGGCAGGTCATGCAAATGGGATTACGAGTTTTTGGCTATTATTTTTGGCAGTGATCACCTAGTAATCAACAATCAAGTTACCGATAGCTTTTCCATTGATGGTGTTGATGCTGATATTACCTCAACTCCAGTTGAGGGTATAGGAGATGCTGATGAGCTTCCACTGATTGGAGAGGATTTGTGCTTAGACTACATCAATGAGGAGGCGGATAGATCAAGCCAGGACCTAAGAAGGAAACAAACACCTATACAACAGAGGCGGTTCAAGAAGCCACGTACATCTGATATCGTGAGGGAGGTAATGGAAGCAGTGAAAACCCAGATAAGCGGGTTAGCTAAATCAGTGGACGGGTTGTCATTTGCGAAAAAATTGTATTCAGAGGTCATGAATGTAGAAGGATTTAGTCCAGACTTCTTAGACCGTGCTTTCGAGATTTTGAAGAGGGATGGCCATGGTGCAGAAATATTTCTAGTGAGGAATGAGGTGTATCGAAAGCGAATGTTGGAAGAATTGTATCAGAAATATGCTGACAATTGTGGAGGTAGTAGCCGGGCAGACCAAATTTGAAACCCTTGTCCGGTTGATCTGCCATGTTTGCAAAGTTTTATATGTAATAATTGTTCTTTTTTAGTCGCGTTATATGCATAGGAGTAAAATTGAAAAAAGAATACATGAAATTGCCCTATCTTCCTATATTTCCTTAAGAATTGCGCAAATTGTCCTGTATGCACTTCTACGAGGGattttgagaagttattaacaaaAATCTCCCTCTCGTAGACATTAATTCCAAAATCTTTTATCAGTGATCTTGTGAATGTTTCTGAGTACATTCAGAATCTCCTACGGCCAGTCGGCTGACCTCTTCCTTGTTGGGCTTGGATCAAAACCAAATGGAATGTGGCCTTAAAAGCCCGAAGCAGAAATATCATGTAGCATACCACGTGTTATTTAGTGTATAGCTGTGTTTTCACTAGATCTtgattcaaacaaaataaaaaataataaaaaataaagggGTAATTTGCCGTACCTCCActggagaagatcataatttgagttgcCTCCCATAcagaacaaatattagtaaaacctcctctcgtcactttttTCATCCAAactcggttagctgagtcaggcTGGATGCtcttaggggaggtaactcaaattatgatcttttcCAGggaaggtaactcaaattatgatcttctcagCTAACCGGGTTTGGATGAAAAAAATGACGAGAGGAGAttttactaatatttgttctgtaggggaggtaactcaaattatgatcttctccagggaggtaacgcaaattacccctaaAAAATCCAAATTGAAGCTTGGGGTGAGCTCATTTCTGAGTTCTCCCTTGTCAGACAGTATAAACTCAAGTTTTAGTAAGTGGGTTACTTTAATCTCACTTCTTCCTTATACATTAGGTAGATCCACAACCACAACCACCCTCTCTCTCTCTTCACTTCAGCTGAACCCTGAATTCACAGATTGGAAGGAAGAAAGGAAGGTCAGTAAACATCCTAAAAACTTGTACAAATATCCAAACCAACaagtcttttaattaaggtcttctTCTACAGCTGCTAAAGCTTTTCATTATAGTTTGTTTTCTGGGTTTAGATTTGAGACACCATTAGATTTCCTATCAAAAGTTAGGGGTTgtgaaaaccctaataaagatTTCCACATGAAAGAAACCAGTACTGAAACAAGTCCAATAGGTCAAAACATTATAAAGCTGATTAGTAATGTTTGTTTCTCAGTTTTTGTATTTTCAGTTCTTATCTTTACAGTAATTGCTGTCACTTACCAACCTCCTGATCCATGGTTTCAATCCTCTCAAGCTCTTACTAAGACTTTCACTCAAGTTGAAAATGCTACTTTCAAAACTGATAATTCTGTTGTTAAAACTGGTGAAGATTTGAGTATGTCACCTGCTTTATCACCCACTGCTTCACTCATCACAGAAGCTACAATTGAGATATCTGAAGAGAAAATGGTGAATTCCACTTCTTTGCCAGTGTGTGAAGAAGATTCAAGTTCTATTAATTGCTCAGATCCAAGGGTTCTGTTTGCAATCGAGAAGTTCAATCTTAAGACTTTTAAGTCTATAATGTTCTTAGATTACCAAAAACCTGTAGATGGATCTAAACCTAATGAGTGTGATGTAGCATGGAGATTTAGGAACAAAAAGGAGAAATCATGGCGGAGATaccgtgattttaggagatttaGACTTGGTATAGGACACAATTGCACCTATAAGGTGACTAATGCATTTCGTTGGCATTCAGGTTTGAATGCCAGGAGTCCTAGAAGTAGGTTTAATTCAACTAGGAGCTCTGGTTCTGCTAGGATTTCTCCTCCTACTACTCGTGACGAAGAGATCAATGACACTATCCCAATCGTAGGATCTGAAACTGCTTTCAAGAAGGGCAAATATTTGTATTACTCGCGGGGAGGAGATTACTGCAAAGGAATGAACCAATTCCTTTGGAGTTTCTTGTGTGGTCTTG encodes the following:
- the LOC113313752 gene encoding uncharacterized protein LOC113313752, producing the protein MDSSDSQPEVDNKGKGKELQWTQEMDECMIKTFAEQATLGHGEEKGFNDQAYDAVSKVLSDRLDGDVSKKCINHRLKTLRAEHRMVRTLREQSGFEWDSTKNEIIASDSTWNDYIKAHPESKYCRGRSFKWDSDSLDVIIGNDNSTDGFAIVAYDSSDSEPEVEEGKVKQLRWTQEMDECMIKILIEQEKLGRKGDRGFKDQAYSAVTRGLSDCLRVDVSRSHIDNRLRTFRTEYRMFRTLREQNEFDWDPVKNKLTASDSIWNEYIKAHPKFKYYRGRACKWNYESLSIILGDNPATGSFPLACIDSCDSQPEVDNKKKGRQLRWTQGMDERLIETVVEQVRSGGKGEKGGFNDQVYNAVSKVLAERLDVDVGRKHIDNRLRTLRTEYRLFSTLRGQTGFCWDPVRSMITAPVGVWNEFIKAHPEFKTCRGRSCKWDYEFLAIIFGSDHLVINNQVTDSFSIDGVDADITSTPVEGIGDADELPLIGEDLCLDYINEEADRSSQDLRRKQTPIQQRRFKKPRTSDIVREVMEAVKTQISGLAKSVDGLSFAKKLYSEVMNVEGFSPDFLDRAFEILKRDGHGAEIFLVRNEVYRKRMLEELYQKYADNCGGSSRADQI